One segment of Anguilla anguilla isolate fAngAng1 chromosome 1, fAngAng1.pri, whole genome shotgun sequence DNA contains the following:
- the LOC118210211 gene encoding serine palmitoyltransferase 2-like: MTKSSANKSVNGEVCHHATNGLKPGKNGFVKNRYFDQKQQHKYRYPEEKDHNIDCNGGLYKRPFNESFEETPMLVAVFTYMGYGILTIFGYFRDFLREWKIEKCNIASERDEQKDFVPLYQDFENFYNRNVYLRIRDSFNRPVCSVPGAKMDLVERVSNDYNWTFEYTGKVLKDIINLGSYNYLGFAENTGRCSEAAAEVTKKYGVGVSSTRQEMGNLGMHEELEKLVAKFLGVESAMTFGMGFATNSMNIPALVGKGCLILSDELNHASLVLGARLSKSTIRVFKHNNMQSLEKLLRDAIVHGQPRTHRHWKKILILVEGIFSMEGSIVRLPEIVALKKKYKAYLYVDEAHSIGALGPNGRGVVDYFGLDPQDVDVMMGTFTKSFGSAGGYIAGKKELIDYLRTHSHSAVYATSMSPPVVEQIITSMKCIMGEDGTTYGIQQVRQLAENASYFRRRLQEMGFIIYGNNDSPVVPMMLYMPAKLNAFGREMLKRNIGVVVVGFPATPIIESRARFCISAAHTKEMLDMALSAICEVGDLLHAKYSRRRILPSLDRSFDEETTYEESED, translated from the exons ATGACTAAAAGCTCAGCAAACAAGTCGGTAAATGGGGAAGTTTGTCACCATGCTACAAACGGCTTAAAGCCGGGGAAGAACGGCTTCGTGAAGAACCGTTATTTCGACCAAAAGCAACAGCACAAGTACCGCTACCCCGAGGAGAAG GACCATAATATTGACTGCAATGGAGGACTGTATAAGCGGCCATTCAATGAATCGTTTGAGGAGACTCCCATGCTGGTTGCGGTCTTCACATACATGGGTTATGGCATTCTCACTATATTTGGATACTTTCGGGACTTCCTGAGGgaatggaaaattgaaaaatgcaaCATTGCCAGCGAACGAGATgaacaaaag GATTTTGTACCACTTTATCAGGATTTTGAAAACTTTTACAACAGAAACGTGTATTTGCGAATTCGGGACAGCTTTAACCGACCCGTATGCAGTGTTCCGGGGGCCAAAATGGATCTGGTGGAGCGAGTGTCCAATGACTACAACTGGACCTTTGA GTACACAGGCAAAGTGCTGAAAGATATCATCAACCTGGGCTCGTACAATTACCTCGGCTTTGCTGAGAACACTGGGAGGTGCTCTGAAGCTGCTGCAGAGGTGACCAAAAAGTACGGAGTGGGCGTGAGCAGCACGAGGCAGGAGATGG GTAACTTGGGCATGCATGAAGAACTGGAGAAGCTGGTAGCAAAATTCCTGGGAGTGGAGTCTGCCATGACCTTTGGCATGGGTTTTGCAACAAACTCAATGAACATTCCAGCACTTGTTGGCAAG GGCTGTCTGATCCTGAGTGACGAGCTGAACCACGCCTCCCTGGTGCTGGGAGCCAGACTGTCCAAATCCACAATCCGTGTCTTCAAACACAACA ACATGCAGAGTTTGGAGAAGCTCTTGAGAGATGCCATTGTTCATGGGCAGCCCCGGACTCACAGGCACTGGAAGAAGATCCTGATCCTGGTGGAGGGAATCTTCAG CATGGAGGGCTCCATCGTGCGACTTCCTGAGATCGTGGCCCTGAAAAAGAAGTACAAGGCCTACCTGTACGTGGACGAGGCACACAGCATCGGAGCGCTGGGTCCCAACGGGAGAGGGGTGGTCGACTACTTTGGGCTGGACCCCCAGGACGTGGACGTCATGATGGGGACCTTCACCAAGAGCTTTGGGTCAGCTGGAGGATACATTGCAGGAAAAAAG GAGCTGATAGACTACCTACGTACACATTCTCACAGTGCTGTCTACGCCACGTCCATGTCACCCCCCGTGGTGGAACAAATCATCACTTCTAtgaagtgcattatgggagaggACGGGACCACCTATG GCATTCAGCAGGTTCGACAGCTGGCGGAGAATGCGTCGTACTTCCGTAGAAGACTCCAGGAAATGGGCTTCATCATCTACGGGAACAACGACTCGCCCGTCGTTCCCATGATGCTCTACATGCCAGCGAAACTCAA TGCGTTTGGGCGGGAGATGCTGAAGAGGAACattggggtggtggtggttgggtTCCCAGCAACGCCCATCATTGAGTCCAGAGCTCGCTTCTGTATTTCTGCAGCGCATACCAAAGAAATGCTGGACATG GCATTGAGCGCGATCTGTGAGGTGGGCGACCTGTTGCATGCAAAGTACTCCCGACGCAGGATACTTCCCTCGCTGGATCGATCCTTTGATGAAGAGACCACATACGAAGAGAGCGAAGACTGA